CTCGGCCGGGACATTTTGTCACGCATTCTTTATGGCGCACGGATTTCCCTCACGATCGGTCTGTTCGGCATTATCATGAGCTTTGTGCTGGGCATCGTGATCGGTGGGCTGGCTGGCTATTATGGCGGGATCATTGATCTGGCCGTGCAGCGGATCATCGAAGTGCTGCAATCGATCCCGTCGATCCCGCTTTGGTTGGCTCTGGCAGCGATCATTCCGGTGACCTGGCATCCGTTGCTGGTCTATGCGGGGATCACGCTGATCCTTGGCTTGTTGGACTGGACGGGGCTGGCCCGCGCCGTGCGCTCCAAGCTTTTGGCCCTGCGCGAGGAAGATTATGTGCTGGCTGCCCAATTGGTGGGAGCCAAGCCTAGGCGGATCATTTTGCGCCATCTGGTGCCCGGCTTCATGTCACACCTGATTGCCAGCGCCACCCTGACCATTCCGGGCATGATTCTGGGCGAGACCGCGCTCAGTTTTCTCGGTCTTGGCCTCCGGCCGCCGATCACTTCGTGGGGTATCTTGCTGACCGAAGCCAGAGGCATAAACATAATTGCGCTCTATCCGTGGCTTTTATTGCCGGTTGTTCCGGTCATTTTGGTGATTCTGGCCTTCAATTTTCTTGGCGATGGGTTGCGTGACGCTGCGGACCCCTATAGGTAGCACCATGTTGTAGAAAAAGAGGCGCGCAGTCGCGATTTTGCCAGTGACCTACAGTTCAGAACATATTGCGTTCGAGGCCCCTGTTTCATCGGGGTTCCATACCAGCAAAGATGGCACTTCATTCATTGACGGTGAGAGAGACATGGCACGTCGAAATCTGAATATTCGCATCATGATGTATAGCCATGACACGTTCGGGCTGGGGCATCTGAGGCGCTGCCGAACCATCGCGCATTCACTGGTGGAAGATTTCAGTGGTCTGGAAGTGTTGATTGTCTCCGGCGCGACGATTGCCGGTGCCTATGAATATCGAGCGCGGGTCGATTTCGTGAAGGTCCCCAGCGTGATCAAACTGCGCAATGGCGAATATAGCTCGATGGAAAAGCATATCGACATCAAGCAAACGCTGGCCATGCGCTCTGCCATCATTCGCCAAAGCGCCGAGATTTTCAAACCGGACATCTTCATTGTCGACAAAGAGCCCATGGGGCTGCGCGGCGAAGTGGAAGAGACCCTGCGGTATCTCAAAGCCCATGATACCCGGTTGGTGCTGGGCTTGCGTGATGTGATGGACGCGCCCCACTTGCTTGATGCGGAATGGGCCCGCAAGGAAACGATGGACAAGATCGACCATTTTTTCGATGAGATCTGGGTCTATGGACCGAATGACTTTTACGATCCGCTGACTGGCCTCGATGTGCCGCAGTCGGTGCGCGACCGGATGGAGTTTGTCGGCTTTCTGCAGCGTCAGACCGCCATGTCGGATGAAGGCAGCCATGCGCTCGACGAAGGGGACTTCATTCTGGTCACGACAGGCGGTGGTGGCGATGGGGATGATCTGGTGCGCGATGTGCTCAATGCCTATCATCATGATCCCAGCCTGACGACCCGAGCCCTGATCGTTCTGGGTCCCTATCTGCCAGCTGAAGATCGCCATGCGCTGATCGAGCTTGGCGCTGACATCGATCATGTCGATATGATTGCCTTTGACAGCAAAATGGAAAATCTCGTGGCCAAGGCCAAATATGTGGTCGCCATGGGGGGCTACAACACCTTTTGCGAGATCATGTCTTTTGACAAACCTGCCCTGATCGTGCCGCGGACAGAACCGCGTGAAGAACAATTGATCCGAACAAAACGCGCCGAAGAGTTGAATTGGGTCACAATGCTCTTACCTGAGCAGTCAAGAGATCCTGCCACCATGGCAGCCGCCCTCAAAAAATTGATCCATCAGCCGGCCCCCTCGGCCCATGCGAATGGCATCAAACTCGATGGGCTGGTCAATATATCCGACAAGATCGAGCGTTTGTTTGTGCCGGACGACAACGACGCAAAGAGCGAAGCCGAAAAGGCCTGAATTGTGACCGACAAGACCAAAATCGTCGTACTGCTGAAAGGCTATCCGCGCCTTTCAGAGACCTTCATTGCACAGGAGCTTCTGGGGCTGGAACGCGCGGGACTGGAGCTGCATCTGGCCTCGATGCGCCATCCCACCGACAAGAAACGCCATCCGGTGCATGATGAAATCAAGGCGCCGGTTTTTTATCTGCCTGAATATCTCCATCACGAACCGTTGCGGGTACTCAAAGGACTCTGGAAAGCCGCCAAGACCCCCGGATTTGGCAAGGCCTTCAAACGCTTCCTGAGCGACCTGCCCAAAGACGTGTCCCGCAATCGGGTGCGCCGGTTCGGACAGGCAGCGGTCTTGACAGCGGAATGGCCCGAAGGGGCGACGTGGCTCTATGCCCATTTCATCCACACGCCCGCCTCCGTGGCGCTCTATGCCAGCGAAATGATGGGCATTCCTTGGAGCATATCGGCCCACGCCAAGGATATCTGGACCTCGGAAGACTGGGATCTGTCAGAAAAGCTGACGCGTGCCAACTGGACGGCAACCTGCACCAAGACCGGCCACGAGCATTTGCAATCGCTGGCCGAAGATCCGAGCCGGGTGCATCTGAGCTATCACGGGCTCGATCTGGATCGCTTCAAGGGCAATCCGGTGCCGCTTGACCCAAGGGATGGGTCGGATCCGGCCAATCCGGTGGTGCTGTTCAGTGTCGGGCGTCTTGTTGAGAAGAAGGGCTACGACACGCTGCTTGAGGCCTTGTCGCTGCTGCCCAAAGACCTCAACTGGCGCTTTGATCATGCAGGCCACGGGCCTTACAAGAAACAGCTGGTGGCCCAGAGCGAGTCATTGGGGATTGCCGACAAGATCAACTGGATGGGTGCGGTCGATCAAAAAGACGTGTTGGCAGGCTACCGTGCCTCGGACATTTTCACGCTGGCCAGCAAAATCGCGGCTGACGGCGACCGGGATGGCCTGCCCAATGTGCTGGTGGAAGCCGCCAGCCAGCAGAAATGCTGTGTGGCAACCCGTGTTTCGGCAATCCCGGAGCTGTTCCGTGATGATGAAAATGGCCTTCTGGTTGACCCCGAACAGCCAGTTGCGCTGGCCCATGCTCTGGAACGGGCGATTACCGACCCGGCTTTGCGGGCCCGTCTGGGGGCACAGGCCGAGAAGGATGTGCGCAAGGATTTCGACCATAAGGTCAGTGTGTCCTTCCTCAAATCCCTGTTTATCGGTCCGGCTAAGGGTTCGGCCCCTAAAGCATAAAAGCCCTGCACAAAACAGATCGGCAAAGAGCGGATAGTCTGAAGGATGGAAGAAATGGATAAGCAGAATGGGTCCGGTCGCGGCAAAAAAGTGATGTTCTATGTGCAGCATCTGCTGGGAATCGGACATCTGGCGCGGGCCAGCCGGATCTCTGCTGCGCTGATTGAAGAGGGATTCGATGTGACCGTGGTCACCGGCGGCAAGCGCGTCGAAGGGTTCCCCGGCAAGGGCATCAAGCATGTCGCACTGCCCGGCATTGCGTCGGACAATGCAAGCTTTTCAAAACTGATCGATGAGAATGGCACGCCGGTTGATGACGCTTTCAAGGCCATGCGGGCTGAATTGTTGATCAAGACCTATCACGACATCGCACCGGACTTCGTGCTGGTCGAGGCCTTTCCGTTTGGCCGCCGTCAGGTGCGGTTCGAGTTGCTGCCGCTGATGGAGACCATTCAGGCAAGCGACAACAAGCCGATCGTCATCGGCTCGGTGCGCGACATTCTGCAAGAAAAGATCAAGCCGAGCCGCAATGAGGATACGGTTCAGTATATCGATCAGTATTTCGATCATATCTTCGTCCATGGCGACCCCGACTTCATGCCGTTCGAGGCGACCTTCCCGCTGTTTGACCGAATCAAGGACAAGGTGCGCTATACGGGCATCGTCGCGGCGCCACCGCCAGAGGAACCAGAGGACACGTTTGCCGTTGTTGTGTCGGCTGGCGGCGGTGCGGTTGGCCGCGATTTGGTCACGGCAAGCCTTGAAGCCGCCAAAAACAGCCCCCTGCCTGGCAATTGGTGCATCATCACGGGGCCCAATCTGCCGCAAGTTGAGTTTGAGCAATTTCGCGCCGATGCCCCCTCTCATGTTCAGATCGAGCGGTTTCGCACAGATTTTGCCAGCCTATTGAAGGGGGCTTCCCTGTCCGTGTCACAATCGGGTTATAATACGGTCTGCGATATTCTGAGGGCGCAGTGTGGCAGCGTTCTGGTGCCATATACCAGTGGAGGAGAAACCGAACAGACCCGCCGGGCGGAAAAGCTGGAGGGGCTGGGTCTGGCAACTTATCTGAATTCGGATGATCTGAGTGGACCGACGATTGTGGCCGCCATGCGCGAGGAAATGGACAGGATGGCGCGACGCCCTGCCTTCAAGATTTCTCTCGACGGGGCGAAGACCACTGCGCACATGCTCCGCGCACTTGCCTGAATTTGCCTGAATTGGACTAAACGTCTCTTGAGAAGAGTGGCTTGATGCGCCAATGCTTGCCAGAGCAATGCAGCGCTTCGATGGCCTGCATAAAGGTGAGCATGGAACGAAACCTGATTCGATATATCTGGACGCATACCAAGCAAGAGCAGTTGATTGTTCTGACGCTCGTCCTGTTGTCGATGATCCCCTATTATCTGGCGCTTGATCTGCCCAAGCAGATCGTCAACGGACCAATTCAGGGGCAGGGTTTCGAGGCGGAAGGCGCCACACAGCTCTTTTTCCAGACCATCATCGACCTGCCCTACTTTGGCTCGGTCGAACTGTTTCCCGGCATGGAGCTGGATCGGCTCGATTCCCTTTGGGCGCTGAGCGCGCTGTTTCTCGCCTTTGTCATCATCAAGGGCATTTTCAAGCTCAACATCAATACCTTGAAAGGACGGCTCGGGGAACGCCTGCTGCGCCGCATCCGCTATCAACTGGTCGATCGCATCCTGCGCTTTCCTCCCAGCTATTTCAAACGGGCCAAGGCCGGTGAAATTTCGAGCATGGTCAAGGACGAGGTGGAGCCGATGGGCGGCTTCGCCGGGGATGCCTTCGTCCAGCCCGCCTTGCTTGGTGGGCAGGCGCTGACCGCGCTGACCTTCATTTTCGTTCAGCATTTCTGGCTCGGCATGATTGCCGTATGCATGGCCTTGTTTCAGGCCTTCATCATTCCGAAGATGCGCATGCGGTTGATCGAGTTGGGGCGGCAGCGGCAATTGACCGCCCGTCAGCTGGCCGGTCGGGTGAGCGAAATCATCGATGGCATCCAGACAATCCACGCCTACGACACGTCCAACTATGAGCGTGCCGGGATTGGCGGATTGTTGGCCACGATCTTCAAGATCCGCTACGACATCTATCAATGGAAGTTTTTTGTCAAATTTCTCAATAACTTCCTTGCCCAACTAACGCCGTTCCTGTTCTACAGCATCGGCGGCTATCTGACCATCAAGGGTGGTCTGGATGTGGGGCAGCTGGTCGCCGTGATCAATGCCTATAGCGAGCTGCCCGGACCGCTGAAGGAGCTGATCGACTGGGATTTGGCGCGGCAGGATGTGCAGGTCAAGTATGAGCAGGTGATCAACCAGTTCGAGCATGACGACATGTTGGCGTCTGACATGCAGGCGATCAATGGCAATGCCGACCAACCGCTGCCGTTGCCCCTGTGCGCTGCCAATGTGACGCTGGAGGATGAGTCCGGGGCAGTTTTGTTGCGCAATGCCACCGTCCGCATCGAGAAGGGTGAAACCGTCGCCTTCGTCGGAGGAGCCAGCAGCGGGGCCTCGCCGCTGGCGCAATCCCTCTCGCGCCTGTTGCCGCCTGTGAGCGGGCGCATTCAGGCTGGGCAAGTTGATCTCTACAGCCTACCGGAGACCATCACCGGACGGCGGATCTCCTATGCTTCCAACGATCCCTATCTGTTTGTCGGTACGCTGAAGGAAAATCTGACCTATGGGTTGAAGCATGAACCGGTGGCCGTGCATTTGGTGTCCGAAAGTGAACAGGCACAGAAAAAATGGGAGTATTCAGAAGCCAGGCGGACCGGCAATCCGACGCTCGACATCCATTCGGACTGGGTGTCGGAGAATAGCATCTTCCGGCCCGGATCAGGGGCCGATACCGGTCTGGCGGCTGCGCGCGTGGTGTTCGATACGGTGCAATTGACCGGTGACATTGTTGATTTTGCCCTCAATACCATCGTTGATCTTGAGGCTTATCCGGACATTCGCAACACCATCCTCAACCTGCGCAAGGATTTTCGACAGGAGCTTGAAGCCCGCGGAATCACCGACCTCGTCGCACCATTCGAATTTGAAGGCTTCAATGATCATGCGATGCTGATCGAGAATTTTCTGTTCGGCAATGTGGTCGATCCGGAAAATACCATGCCGCTGATCGCCGAGAATTCCCACTTCGGCAAGGTCATGTCCGATACCGGGCTGGATGTCGACTTTTTCGAAATGGGCCGAACGATCGCCGCCAACCTTGTTGAATTGTTTGCTGATCTACCCGAAGACCATCCGTTCTTTCAGAATCTCGACCATATCACGGCGGATGACATTGCAGCGCTGGGCAAAATCCTGCCCAAGGTGGAAAATCGCGCCATGCGTCAGGTGAACAGGGACAACACCATCCCCTTCATTCGGCTGGCGGCGATCTATATCGAGCCACGCTATCGTCTCGGCCTGTTGACTGATGCGATGAAGAAGAAAATCATCGCAGCCCGCAAGCGCTTCCATGCGGCGCTGGATCCGAAGCTGCTCACCTTGATGGATCCCTACAAGGCAGACAGCTATCTCACTTCGGCCAATCTTCTGGAAAATATCCTGTTTGGCAAAGTGGACATCAGCTATGGCGACGCTTCCCGACAAATCCGCAATATCCTGTCGGATCTGCTCGGGCGCCATCAGGAGTTGAACTTTGCGATTATGAAGCTCGGTCTCGACTTCAATGTCGGCGCTGGTGGCAGGCTTTTGACCGAGGCCCAGCGGATCAAAGTGGGGCTGGCGCGGGCCATCATCCGGCGCTCGGACTATTATATCCTCAACCGTCCCATTGCCGGCTTTGACCCTGATATTCAAGACGAAATTGTCCGTGACACACTGGCGTTGCTCAGTGAATCGGCCGACAATCCCGGTGTAATCTGGGTCCTTTCACATGAGAGGTTTACGAAGTTTTTCCAGCGTGTTAGCATCTTTGAGCAAGGCACGTTAAAAGAAGACTGTGCTCTTGAAGACTACATTCAAAAAACTAAATCTAATAAGAGCTAGTCTGGCATCGTCGTTTCTTTGAACCCCAAACCCCGATTTCCGGGTGAGGATCTTTCGGATGCTGTTGTGTGATGAAGTCGAGACGTTAACCCATACGTCTTTGTTTGAATGCCTGGACAAGACCAAGCTGAAGCTCCTGGCATTCAATTCTGATCGCGTGAAATTCATGCCTGGGCAAACCTTGTTTGCGCGGGGCGATGAAGGTGACTTTGCATTTGTGGTCTTGAGTGGTCAGGTGGACGTGTTCGTCGATGTCGGCGAGGGTGACCGTCAGAAAGTCCGGGAAGCTTCGAATGGGGATCTGATCGGCGAAATGTCAATCATCGCCAACCGCCCGCACCAGAAAACCGCCATTGCCAAGACATCGACAGAAAGTTTGCGGATTGGCAAACAGTGCTTCCTGAAAGTCATTGAGGGATGTCCAAAAACATCTGCCAACGTGATTTCCCATTTGGGGCACCGCCTGTCGGAAGAAACCCGCAGCATGGAAAATCCGGTTTCCTGAAGGCCCTGTCCGGCCGTTCTCTCCCCTCCGCCGAAATCCGATAACAGACATTGCTTCAGAGCGCTCGAGCTTGGCTCCAACTTTGGCGTTGGCTTTTGCTCGCCCCGTCCTTTTCACCCTGCACCTGATCAGGACTTGATCAGAGTGGCCGGGTCGATCCAATGGCAGGCCGCATGGGATGTCGTGATCTCGAATAGCCGTGACAGAAAGCCCGTTGCCTGATCGTCATGAACCAGATGATGGGTCAGAATACCGATAACCTCATCGGAACCACTGGATTGAATCAGACCAGTCATCTCGTTGAATAGCGCATCGGATGGACGACCAATGCTGCCTGCCTTCCAGTTGATGATATCGACATGGGTCTCGTGAAAAGGCAGGGCATGCGATGCCTTCCAGCCAGACTTTTTGTCGTGAAAGGTAGACAGTGCCCGATAGCCGATCGCGCTTAGAGGATCGACCAACGCCGGGTCGATCCGGTTCCATGGCGGCACCAGCATTGGGATGCATTGTTCGCCATAAAGACAAGCCAGTTTGTTCAAGCCTGCCTCAAGCTCCGCCAGAACCGTTTTCATGGGACGGTGAAGCCCCAGCTCCTGCTTTTTCTCGCCGGGTGCCGCATGATTCTGATGCGACCAGCCATGCACGGCCACACGGACACGATCCGCCCCGAAGGAGGTCAGACAGGACTGCAGCGCCTCTCCGGTTTCCTGGGGAATGACCGCCAGCAAGGCGGGAATGGCGTGCTGTCCTGCACCGTCAAGAAACCGGGTAAGCTTGTCGCTTGGCTCCACCGCATCATCGTCTCGGAGCCAAAACCGGATGCGGCGGCCCGCTCCGGCCTTGGTGTCGAGCGCCTCGATAAATCGCTTATCTGGTGTTGTTGGCATGGAATGATCCAGTTTTAATTGATCCGATCTTTGGGGGCTTGTGTCAGTGCAGGCCCGCTAGTAGCCCGCATAGGCTTCCTGCAAAATGGCATCAAGCCGATCTGCTGCTTTTTCGAAAGAATGATCCGCTAAGACATGGGCACGGGCTTGTTCGCCCTGCCGGATCCGCTTTTCCTCATCCAGCAATAAATCGCGTATGGCGGCGGCAAGGTGCACGGGCTCCTGCGGGGTAACGAGGGTACCACCCTCCCGGTCAGAGACCACCTCGGGCACTCCGGTGACATCATAGGCGATCACCGGCACACCCATCGCCTGTGCTTCCAGATAGGCAAGGCCATAGGCTTCACCGATGCCCGGCCAAAGATAGAGCGCCGAACGACCAAGGATTTGCCGAACCTCTTCCGGCGGTTGCTGGCCGTGAAAAGTGACACGCTCAGGACCAAAGGCGGCAAACAGACTCTCGACCTGCGCCCGCTCTGTTCCATCGCCGACAATATCAAGCTGCCATGGCTCGGTATCAAGCATCGAGAGGGCCTGGCTCAGATGGCTGTAGCTTTCAAGCTTGTCCCCTGGTCGCATCATGGCAACCGTTGCCAGCGCCTGTGCCGGTCGGCCCCTGACGGGAGGCGCTTCCCGGAAAGCGTCGACCTTTAAAAACGGCTTGATCTGATCGATCCGGACATTGGGGTTGGCCTCCAGCAGACCACGGGCATCGCGCCGGGTGATGCAGATGTTGGAGACGGCCTGACCAATCGCTTCGCGCACAAATTCCTGCAACGGCGCCCAACCTGCCGCATCGCGCCGCCGGGAATGGGAGGCTTCAAGCGTCACATAGGGAATGGCATATTTGCGACAGAGCGTGGGGCCGAGCAGGTCGGGCGATTTGTAATAGGGGTGATAACTAAACCACAAATCCGGTAGATTGCCTTCCTTGGCAAACAAGGTGTCTAGCCGCTGGAATTCCAGCGCAGCGGCTTCGCGCAGTGCGCTCACGCCCGCACCATCAGGCTCTCTGGTAAAGGCCCGCAGCTGCGATATCACCTCGACCTGATGTCCCTTGGCCTGCATCGCCTCGATCAGCATGCGCGCCATCAGACGGTCACCGGAAGGGGTCGGGTGATTGGGAGACTTCAGCGGTGCGTAGAAAGAAATTTTCATATTTCTATCAATACTTTATCGAACTGCAAAGCGCTTCATTCTTCAGCACATCCATACAGTCTGCCGAGCGTACGAAATTATCGTAAAAGACGGTCCAGCTGCGCGGGGCAGGGTCGCGATACAGGCCGAATTTGAAATACTGGTTGGGACCCAAGCCCTCTGCTTTCTGACCGATATGGCCCCTGATTGTAGCCAGATGCAGGCCGTTGGCAAACAATTCCAGATGACCGTCTCCGTCGGCGCCCGGTTTGGAATAGACCGCGAAGTCTATCCAGCCAGAGGTGGCGGACGGCATGCTGTGACCATAGGTGGTGATCTTGATCCTGTTTGAGCAGGCAGCGAACCGTGCACCGACCTTGGGCTGAAAGCCATCCTCATATGCGACCAGCGCCCGCATCTGGCCTTCATGTGGCCGCAACCAGACCGGTGCGTCCCCGGCGGTACATTCGGCCAGAGAGCCAGCCTTTGTGGACTTTTGGGCCGGATAGGCGTTGGTTTCGACGGTTGCATAAATCTTGCCGTGCTTCATGCGCAAGGCCAGATAGGGACTGATGGCCTGCATCCGGGTGCTGCCCGATTCCCGCTTCCATTGGGCAAAGACAAAACGGTGATGTAATTTTGGCATTGGTGCCTGAAAGCGAACTGAAATGCCGTACCACACGCCCTTGTCGAACGGCACACGGGAAACCGTTTTCTCCCAAACCTCGGCCCGTTCGCTGCAATTTTCCTCATCAGGTCGGCATTTTGGGGTGACCGTGAGTTTGAGTGCCCGCTTTCCATCGCGGACCATATCGGACTGGAAGGCATATCCCTCGGCAGCCTGCTCCTTGGACTGTCGGTAATACAAACCACAGGAATGGGCAAAGTCGCTGCCTTCAAAGCCATCCTCTATTTTTGTGCGATAGTCCCAAGGCGCCGCCTGCGCCAAGTCGCCCGCGCAAAGGCCCATGGAAGCAGACGCCAACAAGGTCAGAACGGATACGGCAACTTGGCTTCTCATTATGGGCTCCTCCCTCGGGCACTTGCTTCCCTTGATTTCCCTGCCGACAGAGGTAAGGAATTTGAGGCATGATTTCAATTGGTTGTCTATCCAATCGCGGCATCTCAACGCCTTTGACTGTCATAATTTCGTTAACAAAATCGCGAGCGGACCAAAGCGATGGAAATTCGCTCGATTGGCTCCTATATTCCCGACAGAGGGCGCGGTTCGCGCGAGGCACGCCCCGAGCATCTGTCCCTTTCAAAGAAGAAGCGAGTTTTCCTCATGACGCTTGACGACCTGAAGATCGCCGTCATTGGCCTTGGCTATGTCGGTCTGCCCCTTGGCATCGAGTTTGGCAAGGTCTATCCGACCATCGGATTCGATATCAATGCAGAGCGCATTGCAGATCTTC
This DNA window, taken from Cohaesibacter intestini, encodes the following:
- a CDS encoding glycosyltransferase family protein: MARRNLNIRIMMYSHDTFGLGHLRRCRTIAHSLVEDFSGLEVLIVSGATIAGAYEYRARVDFVKVPSVIKLRNGEYSSMEKHIDIKQTLAMRSAIIRQSAEIFKPDIFIVDKEPMGLRGEVEETLRYLKAHDTRLVLGLRDVMDAPHLLDAEWARKETMDKIDHFFDEIWVYGPNDFYDPLTGLDVPQSVRDRMEFVGFLQRQTAMSDEGSHALDEGDFILVTTGGGGDGDDLVRDVLNAYHHDPSLTTRALIVLGPYLPAEDRHALIELGADIDHVDMIAFDSKMENLVAKAKYVVAMGGYNTFCEIMSFDKPALIVPRTEPREEQLIRTKRAEELNWVTMLLPEQSRDPATMAAALKKLIHQPAPSAHANGIKLDGLVNISDKIERLFVPDDNDAKSEAEKA
- a CDS encoding glycosyltransferase family 4 protein produces the protein MKISFYAPLKSPNHPTPSGDRLMARMLIEAMQAKGHQVEVISQLRAFTREPDGAGVSALREAAALEFQRLDTLFAKEGNLPDLWFSYHPYYKSPDLLGPTLCRKYAIPYVTLEASHSRRRDAAGWAPLQEFVREAIGQAVSNICITRRDARGLLEANPNVRIDQIKPFLKVDAFREAPPVRGRPAQALATVAMMRPGDKLESYSHLSQALSMLDTEPWQLDIVGDGTERAQVESLFAAFGPERVTFHGQQPPEEVRQILGRSALYLWPGIGEAYGLAYLEAQAMGVPVIAYDVTGVPEVVSDREGGTLVTPQEPVHLAAAIRDLLLDEEKRIRQGEQARAHVLADHSFEKAADRLDAILQEAYAGY
- a CDS encoding glycosyltransferase family protein, producing the protein MDKQNGSGRGKKVMFYVQHLLGIGHLARASRISAALIEEGFDVTVVTGGKRVEGFPGKGIKHVALPGIASDNASFSKLIDENGTPVDDAFKAMRAELLIKTYHDIAPDFVLVEAFPFGRRQVRFELLPLMETIQASDNKPIVIGSVRDILQEKIKPSRNEDTVQYIDQYFDHIFVHGDPDFMPFEATFPLFDRIKDKVRYTGIVAAPPPEEPEDTFAVVVSAGGGAVGRDLVTASLEAAKNSPLPGNWCIITGPNLPQVEFEQFRADAPSHVQIERFRTDFASLLKGASLSVSQSGYNTVCDILRAQCGSVLVPYTSGGETEQTRRAEKLEGLGLATYLNSDDLSGPTIVAAMREEMDRMARRPAFKISLDGAKTTAHMLRALA
- a CDS encoding polysaccharide deacetylase family protein, which gives rise to MPTTPDKRFIEALDTKAGAGRRIRFWLRDDDAVEPSDKLTRFLDGAGQHAIPALLAVIPQETGEALQSCLTSFGADRVRVAVHGWSHQNHAAPGEKKQELGLHRPMKTVLAELEAGLNKLACLYGEQCIPMLVPPWNRIDPALVDPLSAIGYRALSTFHDKKSGWKASHALPFHETHVDIINWKAGSIGRPSDALFNEMTGLIQSSGSDEVIGILTHHLVHDDQATGFLSRLFEITTSHAACHWIDPATLIKS
- a CDS encoding ABC transporter permease; its protein translation is MTAMLPPPGAPIKHYVSDAPFDPYAVEQDEGDQKGLAAASQLRLMWIQFRQHKPAVISGLFLLICYLSILFSEFLAPYSLETRNLDDIYAPPQSIHLFHEGDFVGPFVYGRTMELDMTRLQRIYTDDKQDVQPLRFFCKGELYKFWGLYDGDLHLVCPAEGGKFFWLGTDRLGRDILSRILYGARISLTIGLFGIIMSFVLGIVIGGLAGYYGGIIDLAVQRIIEVLQSIPSIPLWLALAAIIPVTWHPLLVYAGITLILGLLDWTGLARAVRSKLLALREEDYVLAAQLVGAKPRRIILRHLVPGFMSHLIASATLTIPGMILGETALSFLGLGLRPPITSWGILLTEARGINIIALYPWLLLPVVPVILVILAFNFLGDGLRDAADPYR
- a CDS encoding cyclic nucleotide-binding domain-containing protein, producing the protein MPGQTLFARGDEGDFAFVVLSGQVDVFVDVGEGDRQKVREASNGDLIGEMSIIANRPHQKTAIAKTSTESLRIGKQCFLKVIEGCPKTSANVISHLGHRLSEETRSMENPVS
- a CDS encoding ABC transporter transmembrane domain-containing protein; translated protein: MERNLIRYIWTHTKQEQLIVLTLVLLSMIPYYLALDLPKQIVNGPIQGQGFEAEGATQLFFQTIIDLPYFGSVELFPGMELDRLDSLWALSALFLAFVIIKGIFKLNINTLKGRLGERLLRRIRYQLVDRILRFPPSYFKRAKAGEISSMVKDEVEPMGGFAGDAFVQPALLGGQALTALTFIFVQHFWLGMIAVCMALFQAFIIPKMRMRLIELGRQRQLTARQLAGRVSEIIDGIQTIHAYDTSNYERAGIGGLLATIFKIRYDIYQWKFFVKFLNNFLAQLTPFLFYSIGGYLTIKGGLDVGQLVAVINAYSELPGPLKELIDWDLARQDVQVKYEQVINQFEHDDMLASDMQAINGNADQPLPLPLCAANVTLEDESGAVLLRNATVRIEKGETVAFVGGASSGASPLAQSLSRLLPPVSGRIQAGQVDLYSLPETITGRRISYASNDPYLFVGTLKENLTYGLKHEPVAVHLVSESEQAQKKWEYSEARRTGNPTLDIHSDWVSENSIFRPGSGADTGLAAARVVFDTVQLTGDIVDFALNTIVDLEAYPDIRNTILNLRKDFRQELEARGITDLVAPFEFEGFNDHAMLIENFLFGNVVDPENTMPLIAENSHFGKVMSDTGLDVDFFEMGRTIAANLVELFADLPEDHPFFQNLDHITADDIAALGKILPKVENRAMRQVNRDNTIPFIRLAAIYIEPRYRLGLLTDAMKKKIIAARKRFHAALDPKLLTLMDPYKADSYLTSANLLENILFGKVDISYGDASRQIRNILSDLLGRHQELNFAIMKLGLDFNVGAGGRLLTEAQRIKVGLARAIIRRSDYYILNRPIAGFDPDIQDEIVRDTLALLSESADNPGVIWVLSHERFTKFFQRVSIFEQGTLKEDCALEDYIQKTKSNKS
- a CDS encoding polysaccharide lyase, whose product is MRSQVAVSVLTLLASASMGLCAGDLAQAAPWDYRTKIEDGFEGSDFAHSCGLYYRQSKEQAAEGYAFQSDMVRDGKRALKLTVTPKCRPDEENCSERAEVWEKTVSRVPFDKGVWYGISVRFQAPMPKLHHRFVFAQWKRESGSTRMQAISPYLALRMKHGKIYATVETNAYPAQKSTKAGSLAECTAGDAPVWLRPHEGQMRALVAYEDGFQPKVGARFAACSNRIKITTYGHSMPSATSGWIDFAVYSKPGADGDGHLELFANGLHLATIRGHIGQKAEGLGPNQYFKFGLYRDPAPRSWTVFYDNFVRSADCMDVLKNEALCSSIKY
- a CDS encoding glycosyltransferase encodes the protein MTDKTKIVVLLKGYPRLSETFIAQELLGLERAGLELHLASMRHPTDKKRHPVHDEIKAPVFYLPEYLHHEPLRVLKGLWKAAKTPGFGKAFKRFLSDLPKDVSRNRVRRFGQAAVLTAEWPEGATWLYAHFIHTPASVALYASEMMGIPWSISAHAKDIWTSEDWDLSEKLTRANWTATCTKTGHEHLQSLAEDPSRVHLSYHGLDLDRFKGNPVPLDPRDGSDPANPVVLFSVGRLVEKKGYDTLLEALSLLPKDLNWRFDHAGHGPYKKQLVAQSESLGIADKINWMGAVDQKDVLAGYRASDIFTLASKIAADGDRDGLPNVLVEAASQQKCCVATRVSAIPELFRDDENGLLVDPEQPVALAHALERAITDPALRARLGAQAEKDVRKDFDHKVSVSFLKSLFIGPAKGSAPKA